One stretch of Corallococcus soli DNA includes these proteins:
- a CDS encoding SDR family oxidoreductase has translation MEVIRAGKGPMRIAVTGANGDYGKLLLPRLEADPAVESILVLDTKPPEGTRKVEFHRVDLTRYDAEGELTDALTERPVDALYHLAFLFGPILNGPLAHELEVIGTMNVLTAVGRAKLPRLVVPSLTATYGARGNNPALLREGSPLFGCPHSRFVNDKVEVEGQVRAFRERHPDTRTLVLRFAPLLGRSLDNPATRLLSQAVVPTLLGFDPLWQAVHEDDAGRALHLALGANTAGEFNIVGRGVLPLSGLIRQAGSQPLPLPGPLFRGALRALGVLGAGTLPVALLDYMHYSWVADGERAESALGFVPLHHVKDAAAALRRSQS, from the coding sequence ATGGAAGTGATCCGAGCAGGCAAGGGCCCGATGCGCATCGCGGTGACAGGCGCCAATGGCGACTACGGCAAGCTGCTCCTGCCGAGACTGGAAGCGGACCCGGCGGTGGAGAGCATCCTCGTGCTCGACACGAAGCCGCCGGAAGGAACGCGGAAGGTCGAATTCCACCGGGTGGACCTCACCCGCTACGACGCGGAGGGCGAGCTGACCGACGCGCTCACGGAGCGCCCCGTGGACGCGCTCTACCACCTGGCCTTCCTCTTCGGCCCCATCCTCAATGGCCCGCTGGCGCACGAGCTGGAGGTCATCGGCACGATGAACGTGCTGACGGCGGTGGGCCGCGCGAAGCTGCCCCGGCTGGTGGTGCCGTCGCTCACCGCCACCTACGGGGCCCGGGGCAACAACCCCGCACTGCTGCGGGAGGGGTCCCCCCTGTTCGGCTGTCCGCACAGCCGGTTCGTGAACGACAAGGTGGAGGTGGAGGGCCAGGTGCGGGCCTTCCGCGAACGGCACCCGGACACGCGCACGCTGGTGCTGCGCTTCGCGCCCCTGCTCGGTCGGAGCCTGGACAACCCCGCCACGCGCCTGCTGTCCCAGGCCGTGGTGCCCACGCTGCTGGGCTTCGACCCCCTGTGGCAGGCGGTGCACGAGGACGACGCGGGCCGGGCGCTGCACCTGGCCCTGGGCGCGAACACCGCAGGGGAATTCAACATCGTGGGGCGCGGGGTGCTGCCCCTGTCCGGGCTCATCCGCCAGGCGGGCTCACAACCGCTCCCCCTGCCGGGGCCGTTGTTTCGTGGAGCACTTCGCGCGCTCGGGGTGCTGGGGGCGGGCACGTTGCCGGTGGCCCTGCTCGACTACATGCATTACTCCTGGGTCGCGGACGGAGAGCGCGCTGAATCCGCCCTGGGGTTCGTGCCCCTCCACCACGTCAAGGACGCCGCCGCGGCGCTCCGAAGGAGCCAGTCATGA